The following proteins come from a genomic window of Notamacropus eugenii isolate mMacEug1 chromosome X, mMacEug1.pri_v2, whole genome shotgun sequence:
- the FLNA gene encoding filamin-A isoform X1, whose product MSSSHSRPGHSPSPSSAASAAAGGGGGGEKDKDAEMPATEKDLAEDAPWKKIQQNTFTRWCNEHLKCVSKRIGNLQTDLSDGLRLIALLEVLSQKKMHRKHNQRPTFRQMQLENVSVALEFLDRESIKLVSIDSKAIVDGNLKLILGLIWTLILHYSISMPMWDEEEDEEAKKQTPKQRLLGWIQNKLPQLPITNFSRDWQSGRALGALVDSCAPGLCPDWDSWDASKPVNNAREAMQQADDWLGIPQVITPEEIVDPNVDEHSVMTYLSQFPKAKLKPGAPLRPKLNPKKARAYGPGIEPTGNMVKKRAEFTVETISAGQGEVLVYVEDPAGHREEAKVIANNDKNHTFSVWYIPEVTGTHKVTVLFAGQHIAKSPFEVHVDKSQGDSSKVTAQGPGLEPSGNIANKTTYFEIFTAGAGVGEVEVVIQDPTGKKGTVEQQLEDKGNSTYRCSYKPTLEGIYTIYVTFAGVPIPRSPYSVAVGQACNPSACRAVGRGLQPKGVRVKETADFKVYTKGAGSGELRVVVKGPKGEERVKQKDLGDGVYGFEYYPPVPGNYTVTITWGGQSISRSPFEVKVGTECGNQKVRAWGPGLEGGVVGKSADFVVEAIGDDVGTLGFSVEGPSQAKIECDDRGDGSCDVRYWPQEAGEYAVHVLCNNEDIKLSPFMADIKAAPKDFYPEKVKARGPGLEKTGVAINKPAEFTVDAKNGGKAPLKVQVQDSEGSPVDVTVKDNGNNTFSCSYVPKKAVKHTAVVSWGGVNIPNSPYRVNVGAGSHPNKVKVYGPGVAKTGLKAHEPTYFTVDCTEAGQGDVSIGIKCAPGVVGPAEADIDFDIIRNDNDTFTVKYTPRGAGSYTIMVLFANQATPTSPIRIKVDPAHDASKVKAEGPGLSRNGVELGKPTHFTVNAKPAGKAKLDVQFTGPAKGEAVRDLDVIDHHDNTYTVKYVPVQQGNMGVNVTYGGDHIPKSPFSVGVAQTLDLSKIKVSGLGDKVEVGKDQEFTVKAKGAGGQGKVASKITGPSGKVVPCKVEPGLNADNSVVKFIPREEGPYEVEVTYDSVPVPGSPFPVEAVPPTNPTKVKAFGPGLKGGSAGSPAPFTIDTKGAGTGGLGLTVEGPCEAKIECLDNGDGTCSVSYLPTEPGDYNINILFADAHIPGSPFKAHVAPCFDPSKVKCSGSGLERATAGEAGQFHVDCSNAGSAELTIEISSDAGMQAEVHIQDNGDGTYTITYIPLYPGVYTITIKYGGQMVPNFPSKLLVEPAVDTTGVKCYGPGVEGKGVFREATTEFSVDARALTKAGGPHIKTRVANPSGNLTDAYIQDNGDGTYKVEYTPYEEGVHSVDVTYDGSPVPSSPFRVPVTEGCDPSRVRVHGPGIQSGTTNQPNKFTVETRGAGTGGLGLAVEGPSEAKMSCMDNKDGSCSVEYVPYEAGTYNLNVTYGGHQVPGSPFKVPVHDVTDSSKVKCSGPGLSPGVVRANVPQSFQVDTSKAGVAPLQVKVQGPKGIVEPVDVVDNADGTKTVNYVPSREGPYSISVLYGDEEVPRSPFKVKVLPTHDASKVKASGPGLNTTGVPASLPVEFTIDAKDAGEGLLAVQITDPEGKPKKTTIQDNQDGTYTVSYVPDMTGRYTILIKYGGDEIPLSPYRVRALPTGDASKCTVTVSIGGHGLGTGIGPTIQIGEETVITVDAKAAGKGKVTCTVCTPDGTEVDVDVVENEDGTFDIFYTAPQPGKYIICVRFGGEHIPNSPFQVMALDGDQPTTQQMRTQQLSAPYSYAPGVQQPWAAERPLVGVNGLDVAGLRPFDLVIPFTIKKGEITGEVRMPSGQVAKPSITDNKDGTVTVRYAPTEAGLHEMDIRYDSMHIPGSPLQFYVDYVNSGHVTAYGPGLTHGLVNKPAIFTVNTKDAGEGGLSLAIEGPSKADISCTDNQDGTCTVSYLPVLPGDYSILVKYNDKHIPGSPFTAKITGDDSMRMSHLKVGSAADIPLNITETDISQLTATVVPPSGREEPCLLKRLRNGHVGISFVPKEIGEHLVNVKKHGQHVPNSPITVMISQSEIGDASRVLVSGQGLHEGRTFEPAEFIIDTRDAGYGGLSLSIEGPSKVDINTEDLEDGTCKVTYCPTEPGNYIINIKFADQHVPGSPFSVKVTGEGRVKESITRRRRAPSVANVGSHCDLSLKIPEISVRDMTAQVTSPSGKPHEAEILEGENNTYCIRFVPTEMGVHTVIVKYKGQHVPGSPFQFTVGPLGEGGAHKVRAGGPGLERAEAGVPAEFSIWTREAGAGGLAIAVEGPSKAEISFEDRKDGSCGVSYVVQEPGDYEVSVKFNDDHIPDSPFVVPVASPSGDARRLTVSSLQESGLKVNQPASFAVSLNGATGVIDAKVHSPSGALEECYVTEIDQDKYAVRFIPRENGIYLIDVKFNGSHIPGSPFKIRVGEPGQGGDPGMVSAYGAGLEGGVTGSPAEFIVNTSSAGAGALSVTIDGPSKVKMDCQECSEGYRVTYTPMAPGSYLISIKYGGPYHIVGSPFKAKVTGPRLVSSHSLHETSSVFVDSVTKGEAPVQPRALPKLHSDASKVVAKGLGLSKAFVGQKNSFTVDCSKAGNNILMVGVQGPKTPCEEILVKHVSGGLYTITYLLKEKGDYTLMVMWGEEHIPGSPYHITMP is encoded by the exons ACAGCAAGGCCATTGTTGATGGCAACCTGAAGCTCATCTTGGGTCTGATTTGGACCCTGATTCTGCACTACTCCATCTCAATGCCAAtgtgggatgaggaagaggatgaggaggcCAAGAAGCAGACGCCCAAGCAGAGGCTCCTGGGCTGGATCCAGAACAAGCTCCCTCAGCTGCCCATCACCAACTTCAGTAGGGACTGGCAGAGTGGCCGTGCTCTTGGGGCCCTCGTGGACAGCTGTGCTCCAG GCCTGTGCCCTGACTGGGATTCCTgggatgccagtaagcctgtgaacAATGCCAGAGAAGCCATGCAGCAGGCTGATGACTGGCTGGGCATTCCTCAG gTGATCACTCCTGAGGAGATTGTGGACCCCAATGTCGATGAGCACTCAGTCATGACCTACCTGTCCCAGTTCCCTAAGGCCAAGCTGAAACCTGGGGCCCCACTGCGTCCCAAACTCAATCCAAAGAAAGCCAGAGCCTATGGGCCAG GAATAGAGCCCACTGGTAACATGGTGAAGAAACGGGCAGAGTTTACCGTGGAAACAATAAGCGCTGGCCAGGGGGAGGTCCTGGTATATGTGGAGGACCCTGCTGGTCACCGGGAAGAG GCCAAGGTGATTGCCAACAATGACAAGAATCATACCTTCTCTGTCTGGTACATCCCTGAGGTCACGGGAACACATAAG GTGACAGTCCTCTTTGCTGGCCAGCACATTGCTAAGAGCCCCTTTGAGGTGCATGTGGACAAGTCCCAGGGAGACTCCAGCAAGGTCACAGCCCAAGGCCCCGGCCTGGAACCCAGTGGTAACATTGCCAACAAGACCACCTACTTTGAGATCTTCACTGCTG GTGCTGGTGTTGGAGAGGTGGAGGTAGTGATCCAAGATCCCACAGGAAAGAAGGGTACTGTAGAACAGCAGCTGGAGGACAAGGGCAACAGCACATACCGATGTAGCTACAAGCCTACCCTGGAAGGAATCTATACCATCTATGTCACCTTTGCTGGGGTACCCATTCCCCGGAGCCCCTACAGTGTTGCTGTTGGGCAAG CCTGTAACCCCAGTGCCTGCCGGGCCGTGGGCCGAGGTTTGCAACCCAAAGGTGTTCGAGTGAAAGAGACGGCTGACTTCAAAGTCTACACCAAGGGGGCGGGCAGTGGAGagctcagagttgttgtgaagggTCCCA AGGGTGAAGAACGAGTGAAACAGAAGGATCTTGGAGATGGCGTCTATGGCTTTGAGTATTATCCTCCTGTCCCTGGCAACTATACAGTCACTATCACCTGGGGTGGTCAGAGCATCTCCCGGAG CCCTTTTGAGGTAAAGGTGGGCACGGAGTGCGGCAACCAGAAGGTTCGGGCCTGGGGCCCTGGCCTGGAGGGTGGCGTGGTTGGAAAGTCAGCTGACTTCGTGGTCGAGGCCATCGGGGATGACGTTGGCACCCTGG gattCTCAGTGGAGGGCCCCTCACAGGCAAAGATTGAGTGTGACGACCGGGGCGATGGTTCCTGTGACGTGCGCTACTGGCCACAGGAGGCTGGAGAGTACGCTGTCCATGTGCTCTGCAACAATGAAGACATCAAACTCAGTCCTTTCATGGCTGACATCAAGGCGGCCCCCAAGGACTTTTACCCAGAAAAG GTGAAAGCTCGGGGCCCAGGACTAGAGAAGACTGGCGTGGCCATCAATAAGCCGGCCGAGTTCACCGTGGATGCCAAGAATGGTGGCAAGGCCCCTCTGAAAGTCCAAGTTCAG GACAGCGAGGGCTCCCCTGTGGATGTAACCGTGAAGGATAATGGTAACAACACTTTCAGCTGCTCCTATGTCCCCAAGAAAGCAGTCAAGCACACAGCTGTGGTCTCTTGGGGAGGAGTCAATATCCCCAACAGCCCCTACCGG GTAAATGTGGGAGCAGGAAGTCATCCTAATAAGGTAAAAGTCTATGGGCCAGGAGTGGCCAAGACTGGTCTCAAGGCCCATGAGCCAACTTACTTCACTGTGGACTGTACTGAAGCTGGGCAGG GTGATGTCAGCATTGGCATCAAGTGTGCCCCAGGAGTGGTGGGGCCAGCTGAGGCGGATATTGACTTTGACATCATCCGGAATGACAATGACACTTTTACAGTCAAGTACACCCCTCGGGGGGCAGGCAGCTATACCATCATGGTCCTATTTGCCAACCAG GCCACACCTACTAGTCCCATTCGAATCAAGGTCGACCCTGCCCATGATGCCAGCAAAGTGAAGGCTGAGGGCCCTGGGCTGAGCAGGAATG GTGTGGAGCTTGGCAAACCCACTCACTTCACTGTCAATGCCAAGCCAGCAGGAAAAGCCAAGCTGGATGTGCAGTTCACAGGCCCAGCCAAGGGGGAAGCTGTTCGGGATCTCGATGTCATTGATCATCATGACAATACCTACACTGTCAAATATGTTCCTGTGCAGCAG GGCAACATGGGTGTGAATGTGACCTATGGAGGGGATCATATCCCCAAGAGTCCCTTCTCTGTGGGTGTGGCCCAGACCCTGGACCTCAGCAAGATCAAAGTGTCTGGCTTAGGAGACA AAGTGGAAGTCGGCAAAGACCAGGAATTCACAGTCAAGGCCAAGGGTGCAGGGGGCCAGGGCAAGGTGGCGTCTAAGATCACAGGCCCTTCCGGCAAGGTGGTGCCCTGCAAGGTGGAGCCAGGCCTGAATGCAGACAACAGTGTGGTCAAGTTCATCCCCCGAGAAGAGGGCCCCTATGAAGTGGAGGTGACCTATGACAGCGTTCCTGTCCCTGGAAGCCCCTTCCCAGTGGAGGCTGTGCCACCAACCAACCCCACTAAG GTGAAAGCCTTTGGGCCAGGGTTGAAGGGCGGCAGTGCTGGCTCCCCAGCCCCCTTCACAATTGACACCAAGGGAGCAGGCACAGGAGGCCTTGGCCTGACAGTAGAGGGGCCTTGTGAAGCCAAGATAGAGTGCCTGGACAATGGGGATGGCACCTGTTCCGTGTCCTACCTACCCACAGAACCCGGAGATTACAACATCAACATCCTCTTTGCTGATGCTCACATCCCAGGTTCCCCCTTCAAGGCCCATGTGGCCCCGTGTTTTGACCCCTCCAAGGTCAAGTGCTCAGGCTCCGGACTGGAGCGGGCCACAGCAGGTGAAGCAGGCCAGTTTCACGTGGACTGCTCCAATGCTGGTAGTGCTGAGCTTACCATTGAAATCAGCTCTGATGCGGGCATGCAGGCAGAGGTACACATCCAAGACAATGGGGATGGCACCTACACCATTACCTACATCCCTCTCTACCCCGGGGTCTACACCATCACCATCAAGTACGGCGGCCAGATGGTCCCCAACTTTCCCAGCAAGCTCCTGGTAGAACCAGCAGTTGACACCACTGGTGTCAAGTGCTATGGGCCTGGTGTGGAGGGCAAAG GGGTATTCCGAGAGGCCACCACAGAGTTCAGCGTTGACGCTCGGGCCCTCACCAAGGCTGGGGGTCCCCACATCAAGACACGTGTTGCTAATCCCTCAGGCAACCTGACTGATGCATACATCCAAGACAATGGAGATGGAACCTACAAAGTTGAATATACACCTTATGAGGAAG GGGTCCACTCAGTAGATGTGACCTATGATGGCAGCCCTGTGCCCAGCAGCCCCTTCCGAGTGCCTGTGACTGAGGGCTGTGACCCGTCCCGAGTACGTGTTCATGGACCAGGCATCCAGAGTGGTACCACCAACCAGCCCAACAAATTTACAGTGGAGACCAG GGGTGCAGGCACAGGGGGCCTTGGTCTGGCTGTGGAAGGCCCGTCAGAGGCCAAGATGTCCTGCATGGACAACAAGGATGGCAGCTGCTCTGTGGAGTATGTGCCCTATGAGGCAGGCACCTACAATCTTAATGTGACCTATGGCGGCCACCAAGTGCCAG GTAGCCCATTCAAGGTTCCTGTGCATGATGTGACCGACTCATCCAAGGTGAAGTGCTCAGGTCCTGGGCTGAGCCCTGGGGTGGTCCGTGCCAATGTTCCTCAGTCCTTCCAGGTTGACACCAGTAAGGCAGGCGTGGCCCCACTCCAGGTTAAGGTGCAGGGACCTAAAG GGATAGTAGAGCCTGTGGATGTGGTGGACAATGCAGATGGCACAAAGACAGTCAACTATGTACCCAGCCGGGAAGGCCCCTACAGCATCTCAGTGCTGTATGGAGATGAGGAGGTTCCTCGGAG TCCCTTCAAGGTCAAGGTTCTGCCTACCCATGATGCCAGCAAGGTGAAGGCCAGTGGCCCTGGGCTCAACACCACAGGTGTGCCTGCCAGCCTGCCTGTAGAATTCACTATTGATGCCAAGGATGCAGGTGAAGGCCTGCTGGCTGTCCAGATCACG GACCCTGAAGGGAAACCCAAGAAGACGACGATACAGGACAATCAGGATGGCACTTATACTGTGTCCTATGTCCCCGACATGACGGGCAGATACACAATTCTCATCAAGTATGGGGGTGATGAGATCCCCTTGTCCCCATACCGCGTCCGGGCCCTGCCCACGGGGGACGCCAGCAAGTGCACAGTGACAG TGTCAATCGGAGGTCACGGGCTAG GCACTGGCATCGGCCCTACCATCCAGATTGGCGAGGAGACAGTGATTACTGTGGATGCCAAGGCTGCTGGCAAAGGCAAGGTCACGTGCACAGTGTGTACCCCCGATGGCACGGAAGTAGATGTTGACGTAGTAGAGAACGAAGATGGGACTTTTGACATCTTCTACACAGCCCCCCAACCAGGCAAATACATCATCTGTGTCCGCTTTGGGGGCGAACACATTCCCAACAGCCCCTTCCAGGTCATG GCCTTGGATGGGGACCAGCCCACTACTCAGCAGATGCGTACCCAGCAGTTGTCAGCCCCATACTCATATGCACCAGGCGTCCAGCAGCCTTGG GCTGCAGAACGGCCATTAGTGGGGGTGAATGGGCTTGATGTTGCTGGCTTGCGGCCTTTTGACCTGGTCATCCCCTTTACCATTAAGAAGGGAGAGATCACAG GGGAGGTTCGCATGCCATCGGGCCAGGTGGCAAAGCCTTCCATCACAGACAACAAGGATGGCACTGTAACTGTGCGCTATGCCCCCACTGAGGCAGGCCTCCATGAGATGGATATACGCTATGACAGCATGCACATCCCAG GAAGCCCATTGCAGTTCTACGTGGACTATGTCAACAGTGGTCATGTCACTGCCTATGGCCCAGGCCTGACTCATGGACTAGTGAATAAACCAGCCATTTTCACTGTCAACACCAAGGATGCAGGAGAAG GGGGCTTGTCCTTGGCCATTGAGGGCCCTTCAAAGGCCGACATCAGCTGTACAGACAACCAGGATGGAACCTGCACTGTCTCATACCTCCCAGTCCTCCCAGGGGACTACAGTATCCTGGTGAAATATAATGACAAGCACATTCCTGGCAGCCCCTTCACAGCCAAGATCACAG GTGATGATTCCATGCGCATGTCTCACCTGAAGGTGGGCTCTGCTGCTGACATTCCCCTCAACATCACTGAGACGGACATCAGCCAGCTTACAGCAACCGTTGTACCCCCATCAGGCCGAGAGGAGCCCTGCCTGCTCAAGAGACTACGCAATGGCCACGTTG GGATCTCCTTCGTGCCCAAGGAGATAGGAGAACACCTCGTGAATGTCAAGAAACATGGGCAGCATGTCCCCAACAGCCCTATCACAGTGATGATCAGTCAGTCAGAGATTGGGGATGCCAGCCGTGTACTTGTCTCTGGCCAAGGCCTCCACGAAGGCCGTACCTTTGAGCCAGCTGAGTTCATCATTGACACCCGGGATGCAG GCTATGGAGGGCTCAGCCTGTCCATTGAGGGCCCCAGCAAAGTTGACATCAATACTGAGGACTTGGAAGATGGTACCTGCAAAGTCACCTACTGCCCCACAGAACCTGGAAACTACATCATCAACATCAAGTTTGCTGATCAGCATGTTCCAG GTAGCCCCTTTTCTGTCAAAGTGACTGGCGAGGGCCGAGTAAAGGAAAGTATCACCCGACGACGAAGAGCCCCCTCGGTTGCCAATGTTGGCAGTCATTGTGACCTCAGCCTGAAAATCCCCG AAATCAGTGTCCGTGATATGACAGCCCAGGTAACCAGCCCTTCGGGCAAGCCCCATGAAGCTGAAATCCTAGAGGGCGAGAACAACACCTACTGTATCCGTTTTGTACCTACTGAGATGGGTGTGCACACAGTCATTGTCAAGTACAAGGGGCAACACGTGCCTGGCAGCCCCTTCCAATTTACAGTGGGGCCCCTGGGAGAAGGGGGTGCCCACAAAGTCCGTGCTGGTGGGCCTGGCCTAGAGAGGGCAGAAGCTGGAGTGCCAG cGGAATTCAGCATCTGGACGAGGGAGGCTGGCGCTGGGGGCCTGGCCATCGCTGTTGAAGGCCCTAGCAAGGCTGAGATCTCCTTCGAGGACCGCAAGGATGGCTCCTGTGGCGTCTCCTATGTGGTCCAAGAGCCCG GCGACTACGAGGTCTCGGTGAAGTTCAACGATGACCACATCCCCGACAGCCCTTTCGTGGTGCCTGTGGCTTCCCCGTCTGGTGATGCCCGGCGCCTTACTGTTTCTAGCCTTCAG GAGTCAGGTTTAAAGGTCAACCAGCCAGCCTCTTTTGCAGTCAGCCTGAATGGGGCCACAGGTGTCATCGATGCCAAGGTCCATAGCCCCTCAGGGGCCCTGGAGGAATGCTATGTCACAGAGATTGACCAAG ATAAGTATGCTGTGCGCTTCATTCCCCGAGAGAATGGTATCTACCTGATCGATGTCAAATTCAATGGCTCCCATATCCCTGGGAGCCCCTTCAAGATCCGCGTGGGAGAGCCTGGGCAAGGAGGGGATCCAGGCATGGTGTCTGCCTATGGGGCAGGCCTTGAAGGCGGGGTCACAG GGAGCCCAGCAGAGTTCATTGTCAATACCAGCAGTGCTGGAGCTGGCGCCTTGTCTGTCACCATTGATGGCCCTTCCAAGGTGAAAATGGATTGTCAGGAGTGTTCAGAGGGCTACCGGGTAACCTACACACCCATGGCGCCTGGTAGTTACCTCATCTCTATCAAGTATGGAGGCCCTTACCACATCGTGGGCAGCCCTTTTAAGGCCAAAGTCACAG GTCCCCGATTGGTCAGCAGCCACAGTCTCCATGAGACCTCATCAGTGTTTGTGGACTCAGTAACCAAAGGCGAGGCTCCCGTACAGCCTCGAgccctgcccaagctccattcCGATGCCAGCAAGGTGGTGGCCAAGGGCCTGGGGCTCAGCAAGGCCTTTGTGGGCCAGAAGAATTCTTTCACTGTGGATTGCAGCAAAGCAG GTAATAATATCCTCATGG